In Longimicrobium sp., the following are encoded in one genomic region:
- a CDS encoding exonuclease domain-containing protein, whose product DTLALARRRHPGASNSLDALCARYGIDNSRRTKHGALLDAEILAEVYIELIGGKQADLGLSHRAAAPALRRASAAVAREARPRITISRLTDAERDAHAAFVATLGEGAIWRDYRSEAPAAGSDAA is encoded by the coding sequence CGACACCCTGGCGCTCGCCCGCCGCAGGCATCCGGGCGCCAGCAACAGCCTCGACGCGCTCTGCGCCCGCTACGGGATCGACAACTCGCGCCGCACCAAGCACGGCGCGCTCCTCGACGCCGAGATCCTGGCCGAGGTCTATATCGAGCTGATCGGCGGCAAGCAGGCCGATCTCGGCCTGTCGCACCGCGCCGCCGCGCCGGCGCTCCGGCGCGCGAGCGCGGCCGTCGCCCGGGAGGCGCGGCCGCGGATCACGATCTCGCGCCTGACGGATGCCGAGCGCGACGCCCACGCGGCCTTCGTGGCGACGCTCGGCGAGGGCGCGATCTGGCGGGACTACCGGAGCGAGGCGCCGGCGGCGGGCTCGGACGCCGCTTGA